ATCTttgggaatttaaaaaaatatattcaattaccTCAATATATTTAATGTTGAAGAGAATTTAAATACCCCCTCCTCTAGTGCTGCCATCTAGATTATCTTTTTTTAGTCTTCAGAGTAAAAAGagtaattacatttaatattgataaatttttgcatccattaataatgtttttattatttaattcctaGTCGGCATCAGCACAAGCAGCTTTACAAGCAGCCCAAGCACTTACTGGTTCAGCAACACTTCCTCCAGCAGCACCAACAACCCCAAACAATGTTCTCGTAGCCAATGGACAAGCACAAGACATACAAGGTGGACCAAATACGGTTTTACGCGTGATAATTGAACATATGGTTTATCCTATTAATGTCGATATTTTATATGTGGTATGTTTTTctcgaattttgtttttagacatttttatcgtcatattttaaccatttttaataaatgtttcagATTTTCCAACGTTTCGGAAAAGTATTAAAGATTGTTACATTTACTAAAAAcagtaagttatttttttaatatttatcatgcATGTAAGCATAACTTTTATCCATAAAAACCCCCTTGCAATCCTCGTCTACAGTTCGCAGGTTCGCGTTaggatacaaaattaaaaagaatagaTCTCTTCAGATtcccaaaaaaaagtaaaatttatagaaagatACTAGATCAATTAACAGAAACATCTATGATTTTTAAagactatacatatataataccaCTGCGGCTTACTaggaataattattatcaataataataataacatgagTGTACTAAGCTTTTGGCGCAACCGTGGGGGAGGGGTTGTCGAAAAaggcatttttgaaattttttgcctCAAAAATTGATTGAGCCAACAAAACCATATAATCTGATCTATAACTCCCCCCTCCTCCCCGGCACGcctatgaataataataagacTCCTGTAATTCCACTAGAAACATGTTGTTAATTTCATCAgtggcattttttctgacagtgagtatacAACGCCATTCATTGTATTTTATCTGTTGAAGTTATTTTGGCCAGAGTGCGCcaatatttttatcttcttCGGTTAAAGTTTTCTTCCAGATCCAATCCttgatgtgttatttttttctacacaGAGTATATAACCCAacattatttgatttgatttctgACCATTTGAAATATAGTAGTATAAGCAAGGTAGAATAAAAGCAAACCTTttcttaaacttaatttttcttCCAGATTCATTCCAAGCATTAATTCAGTATCCAGATACTGGTTCTGCTCAAGCAGCCAAACAAGCATTAGAtggacaaaatatttataatagttgtTGCACTTTACGGATTGACTACTCAAAAATGTCATCattgaatgtaaaatataataatgataaatcaCGTGATTATACAAATCCAACATTACCGAGCGGCGACGCAGCCGAACATTTAGGTGCTGCATTAGGTGCAGGAATTGGTGGTTTAGGTGCTGATATTTTACCACAATTATTACTTGCGTCACAACCGGCAGCACGTTTGGCAAGAGATCGATTAGCAGCAGGTAAATATCACCAAATACTAACAAACTCCACTACACTGATCTGCAAAGAAAATGATAGTCGTAAATCGTGTAATGATAATAAGTTAACTGTTTTGTTCCGTTTTCTATGCCGATCagtgtattcaattttttaacaatattgatataataatgaaattctTGAATTTTCTCTCTACCTTTTTTCTaagatttttggaatttttctatAGGAGCACCAGGCGTCTTAAGCAATCCCTTCATGCACAATTTGGCGTCACCCTTAACATCACCATATGCAGGTGCTGTAGCCGGCGGTCTTCCAGCCTTAGGTGCATTTACACTAGGTTCTGGACCACCGGGTATACGTGGCTTGGCGACACCAAATCTCGGATTAGGCACAGTTCTACTTGTTAGCAACCTTAATGAAGAGGTAATTTCAATTCTGTAACGTATAATTTGGTTAgaccaaaagaaaaaaacaacaaaaaagattttatttattttttgtaaatatattaaaaatatttttcctttttaattaaaattaatttaagcatCCCATGCACCAACATGAAATATACGCTGCCATTGTGAACATAGCGCCGGAAACTAtacgattataaaaatcattaatatcaTTAAGATTTATACAGACCCATGTCCCACGAtaagtaatttttcaacaatttttccccaaacaaatgtaattatttCCATTAGGACAAAATCCTGGCAAAACCAGCGTCACTTTGAAGCCAAACTTCGACTATCCTTATTATTATatccatttattattattagtattattattattatccagtttgtaatatcaaaattcaaaacttatttcatcttaaatttcaaaaaatttattgaaaagatatataatttattgatttaatatagaattctgcatttattttatacaatgttCAACCTATCAATCTTTTAAATaaccacaaaattttattcatcatGCGAAGCAATAAGTTTGTTTAACCAATAATAATAGACTTTTAATAAAGTGATCAAGTAGAAAACCAcggtaaaataactcaaaaactttgGTAGTTGCGTGTTTAGTGACTTCCACAAACGTGGCCTTTGCTTTATCGTTGCGTAAATATCACGTTGGTCTATGTGAGGCTATCATTTGTAATGTAATTATTCATTgtactgtttttattatttattttttaattattatttttaatactaatcattattgaaaaaagtCGCATTAATGCCAAGTATAAATAGTTTTATGAATAGTCAactatttttgagtttttattttattttatttatttattttttgtttactaaattaataccaattttcaaattttcaactaaaaaaacaattattttttacattaataattttaaaaaatattcaaatcttttatttattttttcataggaTTCTAAATTTGCCAAAATTTTCGTgcgtgtttgttttttatttatttattttttttttacttgtttgtgcaaatttgattttcaattcaaaaatgcGAAAATGTTATCAGTCAGTCTGTcatgaaaacatgaaaaataaactCATGCTCCAATAACATTAATACAGTAGCTTTGATGCTCCAATAACGAATATTCTTGCTATGAAAAATATGTCAacgataatttttagaaaataaattttacaggcTATATTACTTTGTACAATGTGTAAACATAACCTAAATAAGTTTGAcacttctataaaaaaaaaatatatttaatgaaaatcaaatatGCACAAGGTATTAACTTGGCTAAAACTACTCTGTGTGCTCTACTATACGCTCATATACTTTCTTCTCTATTGTAGATCGTCACGCCCGACGCTCTTTTTACCCTATTTGGTATGTGTGCACAGCTATTGTTCAACTAAGTATACATCTAGACattcatagttttttattttaaaaatataaattgtaaattcttataataaaactgttttattcACCCTAACATACATACACAACAAAACTAGAAACATCCCAAATGAATTCAAAACAAGACTGAAGAAAAAAGtagagaaaactttttaaatattaatcataaaattgaatGTGGTGTTTCCTACTCATCTTAAAAAAGGGTTACAAGTGGTCTCATCAGttgtgttataaaaatttacaatttatttattttatatttcagtttacatattttagatatttattatttttgcatgattatttatttatcttttgtattttcattaaaaatttttattcattaaaaaaaaaagagagaaaTACTCATAGGGCCATATACTTTTTGGGGTATTTTTACTCCACAATCCACACCAATCGTAAATCGTGTGTTGCTTAATAACACCATTTACTGAAACCTAGCTTTTGTGTTGCAGTGTCGATAAAGCAGTTAGTTGCTcccaattaaataataataatagtattactACTCGCCAAtcgatgtcaggaagagtcgtaTTTTTCAGTTTATGCTTTAGTTTtccctgaaaacacggataaaacgacgttgacgtttaaaaaattaaaacttatccTTACTTGATAATTTTTAGGGCTCTGTACCCAAAGGGTAATCATCAGGGCCCTATTATCCAGGCTCAGCTctccgcctgtctgtctgtctgcctgttaCCTATCTCATAAACCGCAACAGTTAGACGACTGAAATTTTGGCAGAATGTGTATTAATAATGCCGCataacaacaaataattaaaaaaaccgaTCAAATGCGAGCTTAGAGCTACGTACCGGAAGGGGTCCGAactttttgttcttttaaagaaatatttaataatactacTTCTATAATAAGACGATAAGGTTAATGAaagaaatctaaaatataaaaagtacataATACTACATCTTGTACGATGGTACGGAACCTAGAACTCTTCGTGTGCGAATCCAACTCGCTTTTgacttgataaataatttttatttacatcttAGCAAATATTACAAGTAATTTACTCATAGTTCCATCCCCTACAAAACCCATTCGTTATGATAAAGTATAAACTATtactaaaaattcaaaagttaaaTAGCAGTCTTTAATGAAGTAAATGAGAATGCGCTGTAtgatttaaaagtatatttccCTATGGTGtgattcattttttcaaataaaaacggttttcaaataaagtttttagatcaacaaaacaatcataaaagtcagaataatttttttttcgtctaaaaaatgtaaactgaaaatcaatttttacttcattttacaaaattaaaaagaaaattgtatcatcatttttactttaaaaaaaaaattatattttgaaatcagaaaaaaaagaaattcgaaatcttaaaaaaaaatattaggcttatttgcttatttagaatttctgtttgttttttattatttaaaaattaaaattcattttatttatttataattctttcataaaaatatacatttgcatgccatttgagtttttttagatttatcagACATATATTGTATAAcgtttcttaattattcatgataatactttttttactcATGATCATTCCAATTTTCAAATCGTAAATCatctcattttttataaacgaaTCGTCATATCTTTTAGAACATTTAGTTTTAATCACTGAAAGGTGTGACGACTTagatttttaagcaattttttccaatttttatacattttttacaaataacttatttgtttttttgatgtttATTACGCAGGTGTCTACGGTGACGTGCAAcgcgtaaaaattttatacaacaaaaagGATTCAGCTTTAATACAGCTTGCAGAGCCACATCAAGCACATCTAGGTAGGTTATAACACTCAATCATTTgttgaatacaattttatacaaatattccGTTCTTACACAGCAATCACACATATGGATAAACTTCGAGTATTTGGTAAAAATATACGAGTAATGCTAAGTAAACATCAATCGGTGCAATTACCAAAAGAAGGACAGCCTGACGCTGGATTAACAAAAGATTATTCACAAAGTTCCCTACATCGCTTTAAGAAACCTGGTtctaaaaattaccaaaatatttaCCCTCCAAGCGCTACTTTACACCTTAGTAACATACCGTaagtattttcttttcttttacacATATATAAACTAAAGAATAGCTatcagatttttaaatattgtttaattactaaaaattatgccatatttcatttttgataaatgtaaaaattgaattttttatatttattttatttttagagcaACGTGTTCGGAAGAAGATATCAAAGAGAAATTTACAGCCAAAGGTTTTCAAGTAAAAGCCTTTAAATTCTTTccgtaagtttaaaaattaatataatatcacGTATTA
This genomic interval from Chrysoperla carnea chromosome 1, inChrCarn1.1, whole genome shotgun sequence contains the following:
- the LOC123290557 gene encoding polypyrimidine tract-binding protein 1 isoform X3, with the protein product MMSCPLPVLPLLHHTATPTLSHTDFPAPIHIGIKRGSDELLSQSAVSVMAPATPHHADNNNQDNAKKAKMETNVGKPSRVIHIRNIPNDVTEVEIIHLGIPFGRVTNVLVLKGKNQAFLEMADESAATSMVSYFASCMAQLRGRAVYVQFSNHRELKTDQTHSNASASAQAALQAAQALTGSATLPPAAPTTPNNVLVANGQAQDIQGGPNTVLRVIIEHMVYPINVDILYVIFQRFGKVLKIVTFTKNNSFQALIQYPDTGSAQAAKQALDGQNIYNSCCTLRIDYSKMSSLNVKYNNDKSRDYTNPTLPSGDAAEHLGAALGAGIGGLGADILPQLLLASQPAARLARDRLAADFWNFSIGAPGVLSNPFMHNLASPLTSPYAGAVAGGLPALGAFTLGSGPPGIRGLATPNLGLGTVLLVSNLNEEIVTPDALFTLFGVYGDVQRVKILYNKKDSALIQLAEPHQAHLAITHMDKLRVFGKNIRVMLSKHQSVQLPKEGQPDAGLTKDYSQSSLHRFKKPGSKNYQNIYPPSATLHLSNIPATCSEEDIKEKFTAKGFQVKAFKFFPKDRKMALIQLPSIDDAVAALIEMHNHQLSESNHLRVSFSKSNI
- the LOC123290557 gene encoding polypyrimidine tract-binding protein 1 isoform X2; its protein translation is MVNFTVFADSMMSCPLPVLPLLHHTATPTLSHTDFPAPIHIGIKRGSDELLSQSAVSVMAPATPHHADNNNQDNAKKAKMETNVGKPSRVIHIRNIPNDVTEVEIIHLGIPFGRVTNVLVLKGKNQAFLEMADESAATSMVSYFASCMAQLRGRAVYVQFSNHRELKTDQTHSNASASAQAALQAAQALTGSATLPPAAPTTPNNVLVANGQAQDIQGGPNTVLRVIIEHMVYPINVDILYVIFQRFGKVLKIVTFTKNNSFQALIQYPDTGSAQAAKQALDGQNIYNSCCTLRIDYSKMSSLNVKYNNDKSRDYTNPTLPSGDAAEHLGAALGAGIGGLGADILPQLLLASQPAARLARDRLAAGAPGVLSNPFMHNLASPLTSPYAGAVAGGLPALGAFTLGSGPPGIRGLATPNLGLGTVLLVSNLNEEIVTPDALFTLFGVYGDVQRVKILYNKKDSALIQLAEPHQAHLAITHMDKLRVFGKNIRVMLSKHQSVQLPKEGQPDAGLTKDYSQSSLHRFKKPGSKNYQNIYPPSATLHLSNIPATCSEEDIKEKFTAKGFQVKAFKFFPKDRKMALIQLPSIDDAVAALIEMHNHQLSESNHLRVSFSKSNI
- the LOC123290557 gene encoding polypyrimidine tract-binding protein 1 isoform X1 — translated: MVNFTVFADSMMSCPLPVLPLLHHTATPTLSHTDFPAPIHIGIKRGSDELLSQSAVSVMAPATPHHADNNNQDNAKKAKMETNVGKPSRVIHIRNIPNDVTEVEIIHLGIPFGRVTNVLVLKGKNQAFLEMADESAATSMVSYFASCMAQLRGRAVYVQFSNHRELKTDQTHSNASASAQAALQAAQALTGSATLPPAAPTTPNNVLVANGQAQDIQGGPNTVLRVIIEHMVYPINVDILYVIFQRFGKVLKIVTFTKNNSFQALIQYPDTGSAQAAKQALDGQNIYNSCCTLRIDYSKMSSLNVKYNNDKSRDYTNPTLPSGDAAEHLGAALGAGIGGLGADILPQLLLASQPAARLARDRLAADFWNFSIGAPGVLSNPFMHNLASPLTSPYAGAVAGGLPALGAFTLGSGPPGIRGLATPNLGLGTVLLVSNLNEEIVTPDALFTLFGVYGDVQRVKILYNKKDSALIQLAEPHQAHLAITHMDKLRVFGKNIRVMLSKHQSVQLPKEGQPDAGLTKDYSQSSLHRFKKPGSKNYQNIYPPSATLHLSNIPATCSEEDIKEKFTAKGFQVKAFKFFPKDRKMALIQLPSIDDAVAALIEMHNHQLSESNHLRVSFSKSNI
- the LOC123290557 gene encoding polypyrimidine tract-binding protein 1 isoform X5; the protein is METNVGKPSRVIHIRNIPNDVTEVEIIHLGIPFGRVTNVLVLKGKNQAFLEMADESAATSMVSYFASCMAQLRGRAVYVQFSNHRELKTDQTHSNASASAQAALQAAQALTGSATLPPAAPTTPNNVLVANGQAQDIQGGPNTVLRVIIEHMVYPINVDILYVIFQRFGKVLKIVTFTKNNSFQALIQYPDTGSAQAAKQALDGQNIYNSCCTLRIDYSKMSSLNVKYNNDKSRDYTNPTLPSGDAAEHLGAALGAGIGGLGADILPQLLLASQPAARLARDRLAADFWNFSIGAPGVLSNPFMHNLASPLTSPYAGAVAGGLPALGAFTLGSGPPGIRGLATPNLGLGTVLLVSNLNEEIVTPDALFTLFGVYGDVQRVKILYNKKDSALIQLAEPHQAHLAITHMDKLRVFGKNIRVMLSKHQSVQLPKEGQPDAGLTKDYSQSSLHRFKKPGSKNYQNIYPPSATLHLSNIPATCSEEDIKEKFTAKGFQVKAFKFFPKDRKMALIQLPSIDDAVAALIEMHNHQLSESNHLRVSFSKSNI
- the LOC123290557 gene encoding polypyrimidine tract-binding protein 1 isoform X4; protein product: MRGSDELLSQSAVSVMAPATPHHADNNNQDNAKKAKMETNVGKPSRVIHIRNIPNDVTEVEIIHLGIPFGRVTNVLVLKGKNQAFLEMADESAATSMVSYFASCMAQLRGRAVYVQFSNHRELKTDQTHSNASASAQAALQAAQALTGSATLPPAAPTTPNNVLVANGQAQDIQGGPNTVLRVIIEHMVYPINVDILYVIFQRFGKVLKIVTFTKNNSFQALIQYPDTGSAQAAKQALDGQNIYNSCCTLRIDYSKMSSLNVKYNNDKSRDYTNPTLPSGDAAEHLGAALGAGIGGLGADILPQLLLASQPAARLARDRLAADFWNFSIGAPGVLSNPFMHNLASPLTSPYAGAVAGGLPALGAFTLGSGPPGIRGLATPNLGLGTVLLVSNLNEEIVTPDALFTLFGVYGDVQRVKILYNKKDSALIQLAEPHQAHLAITHMDKLRVFGKNIRVMLSKHQSVQLPKEGQPDAGLTKDYSQSSLHRFKKPGSKNYQNIYPPSATLHLSNIPATCSEEDIKEKFTAKGFQVKAFKFFPKDRKMALIQLPSIDDAVAALIEMHNHQLSESNHLRVSFSKSNI